A segment of the Pseudoliparis swirei isolate HS2019 ecotype Mariana Trench chromosome 4, NWPU_hadal_v1, whole genome shotgun sequence genome:
AAAAGAACCAACTCCTGTTGCAGAAGAACCAACTCCTGCAGTAGAAGAACCAACTCCTGTAGCAGAAGAACCAACTCCTGTAGCAGAAGAACCAACTCCTGCAGTAAAAGAACCAACTCCTGTTGCAGAAGAACCAACTCCTGCAGTAGAAGAACCAACTCCTGTAGCAGAAGAACCAACTCCTGTAGCAGAAGAACCAACTCCTGCAGTAAAAGAACCAACTCCTGTTGCAAAAGAACCAACTCCTGCAGTAGAAGAACCAACTCCTGTAGCAGAAGAACCAACTCCTGTAGCAGAAGAACCAACTCCTGTAGCAGAAGAACCAACTCCTGCAGTAGAAGAACCAACTCCTGTAGCAGAAGAACCAACTCCTGTTGCAAAAGAACCCACTCCTGCAGTGGTAGAACCCACTCCTGCAGTAGAAGAACCAACTCCTGCAGTAAAAGAACCAACTCCTGTTGCAAAAGAACCCACTCCTGCAGTGGTAGAACCAATTCCTGTAGTAGAAGAGCCAACTCCTGCAGTAGAAGAACTAACTCCTGCAGTAAAAGAAGCAGCTCCTGTTGCAGAAGAACCCACTCCTGCAGTGGCAGAACCAATTCCTGCAGTAGAAGAACCAGCTCATGCAGTAGAAGAACCAGCTCCTTTAGCAGAAGAACCGGCTCCTACTGAAATAAAGGCAGCTCCAGCAGCACAAGAACTAGCTGCATCAGTAGAGGAACCAGCTCCAGCAGCAGTGGAGTTAGTCTCAGTAGTAGAGGAACAGGCCCCAGTGGAGCTCCAAGAggctacagcagcagcagcagtggaggAACCTGTGCCCATTGAGCTTGAGTCTGAAGCTGCACCTGAAGAGCTCCTTGTAAAAGAATCTGCTTCAGCTGTAGAAATGGTTTCGGAGCCAGAGGTTGTTCCCGTCAGCAAAGAGGAAGCACCCAAGGACCAagagccagagccagagccCATCCCAGAGACTGTTACTGAGCCAGAAGCCACTTTGAAGGACACAGTGCTCCCTGCTGCACTCCCTGAACCCGAGCCAGTGGCTGAGGCAGCTGCAGAGCCAGTGCTGGAGCAAGTATCAGTGAAAGTGTCtgagccagaaccagaaccagagcaaGTACTCCAGCCAGAGCCTGAGCAGGTGGCTGGTGCAATGGAATCTGAAGCAGATGAAGAAGTCAAAGACGTTACACCGGAACCGATTGTAGCCACATCTGAGATTACCGAACTTGAGAATGCGGAAGTGGAATCAGCTGAGGTCTTGGAGACTGCAGCAGAGAAGGTCCACACTGAATATCAGTCCGTAGAAGAGAAATCAGTTGCAACTGAAGCCCCCTGCACTGAGGCAGCAGCTGAGCCAGAAAGAGCAGAACCTGTCCCAGAGATTGTCATCTCAGAATCTGTCTCTGCCACCGAAATTACGGCTGAGTCCGAAGAGGTAGCTGAGGTCCCTGTGGAAGAGCTGCCTTGCGCTGAGGAAGAGAGCAAGATGGAAAATGGAGATATAGAGAGCCCTTCTGGTACAAAGGATGTGGCAGAAGTAGATGTACTTCCAGCTGTGAATGGAGCGTGCACACATTCTGCTGCCACACTGATAAAGGAATGTGTTAATGGTAATGAAAAGCCGGAGGAGATGCCTATCAAGGAGCAGAGGGACTGTGGATTGAAAAAGGAGGTACACCTGAGCGGGAACATCCAGGAAGTTCCCGACGCAGTCTCTGACATGGCAGAGGGCCTCAGCACTGAGATCACCCAGGCAGTCTGAAAAAGTGGCCATCTTTGAAACCAATGTGAATTCAGTTTAATCCTCCGATGGTGTGAGAAAACCATCAAGGTATCACAAACACAGCTAGGCTTTCTGGAATGCTGTAACCACTGCAATGTCTTTAGTGGTAACTCAGGCATAAGGAAGTTTTCTTTCGAGAAACCAAAAATGAAATGCAACCACTTCaggatgtgaacagagagagataaatagGAAGAGAGATGGAAGTGCAGAGAGGAGACTTTTGGTTTGGAATTGGAGGGTgagtgcagagagagagtgaaactGGACAGCAGAGCAACACTTTTGAGTAgtaaatatgatattaatgAGTGGAAGGAATAAATCAGCCTTTGTGTGAGCGCCCGATGAATATTACAGAGTGGTTTATTGGAACAGTATTCATTATTAGTATACTATCTGATTTAGAATGTCATATATCCTTTCTATTACTGTATGCAGAGACATGACATAAATGTTTGGCCTTTTATAATAATGGTACCTGTGAGGACTGTGCATTCCCAATTGATTGTTCGGAGTAGAGAATAAAAAGAGATTGTTATAGCCTACAGTgatcttcctttcttttcctacATTCTCCCAGCATTAAGTGTGTTACAAGTGTCTGAGGCACATGGGTTATTAGGACCATTTATCGTACATTACTCTAAGCTATGATCAGACGTTCTTATTATCGTAAAT
Coding sequences within it:
- the si:dkey-56m19.5 gene encoding cell surface glycoprotein 1, which produces MGGKLSRKRKGYDVSDPKETKDETKATAGGAEESAKVEDGAPATEAKLTTETSNVVEEAVGSSVGSSVAAVTEAVEAPGEPKSAAPEETASVAPVAEEPAPAEEKAVFVAQEPVIAVEEPAPAAEEPTLAEEKAAPVAQEPAPAVEEPTPVAEEPTPAVKEPTPVAEEPTPAVEEPTPVAEEPTPVAKEPTPVAEEPTPAVEEPTPVAEEPTPVAEEPTPAVKEPTPVAEEPTPAVEEPTPVAEEPTPVAEEPTPAVKEPTPVAKEPTPAVEEPTPVAEEPTPVAEEPTPVAEEPTPAVEEPTPVAEEPTPVAKEPTPAVVEPTPAVEEPTPAVKEPTPVAKEPTPAVVEPIPVVEEPTPAVEELTPAVKEAAPVAEEPTPAVAEPIPAVEEPAHAVEEPAPLAEEPAPTEIKAAPAAQELAASVEEPAPAAVELVSVVEEQAPVELQEATAAAAVEEPVPIELESEAAPEELLVKESASAVEMVSEPEVVPVSKEEAPKDQEPEPEPIPETVTEPEATLKDTVLPAALPEPEPVAEAAAEPVLEQVSVKVSEPEPEPEQVLQPEPEQVAGAMESEADEEVKDVTPEPIVATSEITELENAEVESAEVLETAAEKVHTEYQSVEEKSVATEAPCTEAAAEPERAEPVPEIVISESVSATEITAESEEVAEVPVEELPCAEEESKMENGDIESPSGTKDVAEVDVLPAVNGACTHSAATLIKECVNGNEKPEEMPIKEQRDCGLKKEVHLSGNIQEVPDAVSDMAEGLSTEITQAV